From Epinephelus lanceolatus isolate andai-2023 chromosome 5, ASM4190304v1, whole genome shotgun sequence, the proteins below share one genomic window:
- the LOC117262549 gene encoding LOW QUALITY PROTEIN: B-cadherin (The sequence of the model RefSeq protein was modified relative to this genomic sequence to represent the inferred CDS: inserted 1 base in 1 codon; substituted 1 base at 1 genomic stop codon), which translates to MLFLLCQVQCLALLAAAGSQPCCSSNDEIPRGKNLETNSDMSLEPLPTIEFPHVSGGLKRMKREWVIPAINVPENERGPYPKSVVKIKSSNQERVAITYKITGPGADQPPEGVFTIDRRSGVLYVTQPLDREKTAKYTLWAHALVEDIKAEEPMELVINVIDQNDNAPKFTQNPFYGKVSESTDAGERMLQHTLLAKMXISCPNIRTNNAILRYKIKDQVPNEGMFDINPVSGLISVAAGGLDRETQPEYKLIIQTADMEGEGLTATCTVIITVTNANDNAPQFTATSLSASVPENEVGVEVIRLEVTDKDELGSPNANSKYSIIKGNEGGEFSIITGANKMEGILVTSKVLDFESTPVLTLLVVATNEVPFSGQVSTSTATVTVTVVDENEPPVFIPAEVHVRISEDAETGSSVADLRAKDPDTTRKQSVRYKLHNDTARWLRVDKDSGSIKVQSNMDRESNYVKGSKYTVLVLAYDNDTVPATGTGTLVVSLLDVNDHLPVIKQRKASLYSRDPLPALLDIVDLDGPGHAGPFTVELQGEHRINWTVSTNATSNVAALAPKRELSPGDYHVLMRIYDVGMLYQDSTLNIEVCQCQGAVSTCFIPHSEPSDLDVSSLTTSFLAAIFLSFVYVAILLLLLLLFLRIRRSSVKDVPLLEEVPRDHIVYYNEEGGGEEDQEYDLSQLHRGLDNRPEVFCTDXTVQSRPHYRLQLQANEEIGTFIEDNLHAADSDPTAPPYDCLLVFDYEGVGSDAGSLSSLNSSDSDEKQDFPSLALWGPRFRRLADLYTGGIDEDDDTETLPGKTEWV; encoded by the exons ATGCTCTTTTTGCTGTGCCAGGTCCAG TGTTTGGCCCTCCTGGCCGCAGCAGGAAGTCAGCCATGCTGCTCCTCAAATGATGAAATCCCAAGAGGCAAAAATCTAGAG ACCAACTCTGACATGAGCCTCGAGCCACTCCCCACCATTGAGTTTCCACACGTTTCAGGAGGTTTGAAACGGATGAAGAGGGAGTGGGTTATTCCAGCAATTAACGTTCCAGAGAATGAGCGGGGTCCATATCCCAAATCCGTGGTGAAG aTCAAGTCAAGCAACCAGGAAAGGGTGGCGATAACCTACAAGATCACTGGACCCGGGGCTGATCAGCCTCCTGAGGGTGTTTTTACTATTGATAGGCGATCTGGGGTGCTATATGTTacccagccactggacaggGAGAAGACAGCCAAATACACT CTATGGGCCCATGCACTGGTTGAGGACATCAAGGCTGAGGAGCCCATGGAGCTCGTTATCAATGTCATTGACCAGAATGACAATGCTCCAAAATTCACTCAGAACCCTTTCTATGGCAAAGTGAGCGAAAGCACTGACGCTGGTGAGAGAATGCTTCAGCATACTTTACTTGCTAAAATGTGAATTTCATGTCCTAATATT AGGACAAACAATGCTATATTAAGGTATAAGATAAAGGATCAGGTGCCCAATGAGGGCATGTTCGACATAAACCCAGTGAGTGGACTGATCAGTGTGGCGGCAGGCGGACTGGACAGAGAG ACCCAGCCAGAGTACAAGCTGATCATTCAAACTGCTGATATGGAGGGAGAGGGGTTAACAGCCACCTGCACTGTTATCATTACTGTTACCAATGCCAACGATAATGCTCCGCAGTTCACCGCCACATCT CTATCCGCATCAGTCCCTGAGAATGAAGTTGGAGTGGAGGTAATAAGACTAGAGGTCACTGACAAGGATGAGTTAGGATCTCCAAATGCCAACAGCAAATACTCAATAATCAAAGGCAACGAGGGGGGAGAGTTCAGCATCATCACAGGCGCCAATAAAATGGAGGGAATCCTCGTAA CTTCCAAGGTGCTGGATTTTGAGAGCACTCCTGTCTTAACTCTGTTGGTGGTGGCGACGAATGAGGTGCCATTTTCGGGACAGGTGTCAACCTCGACGGCCACAGTCACTGTCACAGTCGTGGACGAGAACGAGCCTCCTGTTTTCATTCCAGCAGAAGTCCATGTACGCATCTCAGAAGATGCGGAAACAGGGAGTTCTGTGGCCGACCTCAGAGCGAAGGACCCAGACACAACCAGGAAACAGAGCGTCAG atatAAACTACACAATGACACTGCCAGGTGGCTGAGAGTTGATAAAGACTCCGGATCAATCAAAGTTCAAAGCAACATGGACAGGGAATCAAATTACGTCAAAGGCAGCAAATATACAGTCCTAGTTTTGGCTTACGACAATG ACACTGTCCCGGCTACAGGGACAGGTACTCTGGTCGTGAGTTTGTTAGACGTTAATGATCATCTACCCGTGATCAAGCAGAGGAAAGCCAGTCTATACAGTCGTGACcctttacctgccctgctggaTATAGTGGACCTAGATGGACCTGGTCATGCTGGACCGTTTACGGTGGAGCTTCAAGGAGAGCACAGGATTAACTGGACTGTTAGCACTAACGCCACAA GCAACGTGGCCGCCCTGGCCCCCAAACGAGAATTGTCGCCCGGGGACTATCATGTGCTGATGCGTATCTACGATGTTGGCATGCTCTACCAAGACAGCACACTGAACATCGAGGTGTGCCAGTGTCAAGGGGCTGTCTCTACCTGTTTCATCCCACATTCTGAGCCCAGTGATCTGGACGTTTCTTCTCTCACAACTTCATTTCTGGCAgcaatttttttgtcttttgtgtatgtagcAA TACTgctcttgctgctgctgctgtttctgagAATAAGGAGGAGCTCGGTGAAGGATGTCCCTCTTCTCGAAGAAGTACCCAGAGACCACATTGTCTACTATaatgaggagggaggaggtgaagaggaCCAG gagTATGACCTGAGCCAGCTCCACAGAGGGCTTGATAATCGTCCTGAAGTCTTCTGCACTG TGACTGTCCAGAGTCGGCCACACTACCGCCTACAACTCCAAGCCAACGAAGAGATTGGGACATTCATTGAGGAT AACTTGCACGCTGCAGACAGTGACCCTACAGCTCCACCTTATGACTGTCTTTTGGTGTTTGACTATGAGGGTGTTGGCTCAGATGCGGGTTCACTCAGTTCACTCAACTCCTCAGACTCAGATGAGAAGCAGGACTTTCCGAGCCTGGCCCTCTGGGGACCACGTTTCAGAAGGTTGGCTGACCTGTACACAGGCGGGATAGACGAGGACgatgacacagaaacactgcCAGGAAAAACAGAATGGGTCTGA
- the tmem253 gene encoding transmembrane protein 253, translating to MQNMFQEGLYHVFFKETPPARPLTQVTDHRDLINGRIHRWFGTVVNTRLLVTGVVQILSALACILATITHACVSYNCSISMTTPVWSSLFYVAAGCLAMEVQRKANKLKIITLMGLNLFSLLFGISALLANSLRSTQHVALNTNQQRIGSYVAKGSSIAFTVQCLLASVYVLFLSWRGLRRYSPPHTQSYNRLSQDPDETNGPLLEQEQFSL from the exons ATGCAGAACATGTTCCAGGAGGGGCTGTACCATGTGTTTTTTAAGGAGACACCCCCAGCCCGTCCACTGACCCAGGTTACCGATCACAGGGATCTAATCAATGGCAGGATTCATCGTTGGTTTGGAACTGTGGTTAACACCAGACTTTTGGTCACTGGG GTGGTGCAGATCCTCAGTGCCTTAGCTTGCATCCTCGCCACAATCACCCATGCATGCGTGAGCTACAACTGCTCCATCTCTATGACAACACCAGTGTGGTCAAGCCTATTT TATGTGGCTGCTGGCTGTCTGGCAATGGAGGTTCAGAGAAAAGCTAATAAATTAAAG ATTATCACTCTGATGGGTCTGAACCTATTTAGTCTGCTGTTTGGCATCTCTGCTCTCCTGGCTAACAGCCTCAGGTCTACACAGCATGTTGCACTCAACACAAATCAACAG CGAATTGGATCATACGTTGCAAAGGGGAGCTCCATTGCATTTACTGTACAGTGTTTACTGGCGTCAGTCTACGTACTTTTCCTGTCGTGGAGAGGCCTGCGTCGCTACAGTCCTCCCCATACTCAGAGCTACAACCGCCTCTCACAG GATCCAGATGAAACCAACGGGCCTCTACTGGAACAAGAACAGTTCAGCCTGTGA